The nucleotide sequence TTGagaaaaaaagatgaaCCATTAAGTTcgttaaaaaatagattaatattaaatttgaaCAAATTATACCAAAAACAAAGTAAGCAACTAaattctataaaaaataagaacgCCAATAAAACAATTGATAGCAATGTGAAATCAGAAAAAGAGAAAGAAAACACAACTATagttaaattttatgataaagaaaataatataattgatGAAAACACTATTTTGAAGGATGTTattgataaattaaattatttagttATAGATGAACATaaaatatctatatataaaaatgtatatgatttaaaaaaaatatatatatctatggATGTATATGCCAATCATCAAATTATACCAGTTCATTTGCCATTGGGagaaatggaaaattatatctATTATTGGGTTGACACCAATGAGAAAAATGTTTTGAACTCTtgtgatattttttacaaaccAACTAACGATGATATTTCGAAGCATATCCAACttgttatatatgataaaaaaaaccctattttttttcatttcacTGAAGAAATGGAGGTGAAGTCTAACCCATTTGAAGAGCAGATTAGAATTAAAGAGCAAAGATATTCTGATTTTCTTCCTCAGTCCAATCAACATGATAATAATGCTAAAAACACACTCCGTATATTGTCATACAATATACTTGCccctatatatacaaatacgAAGTATGCACTAGAATATATGTTCAAAAACATAGACCCTTGTTATTTAAAAACGAACTATCGATCCCATTTACTTATTGGAGAAATAAGTCATGACTTTGATATAATATCTTTGCAAGAAGTTAGTGAGCATTTAcatacaaatttattttatgtatacttatatgaaaattattattcttcATATAAACCCAAAAGCCCGAGTGGAAATGATGGATGCTCCttatttgttaataaaaaaaaatttagtCTTTtagaatatgaaaattgtgAATTTAATACAGTCGTAAGAAGTCccgaattaaaaaatatatatgatatatttataaaattatcagATGATCTTgatgaaattataaaagaaataaaaacagtATATCAGATAGgtatatttatgcataataatagccaaaatatatttattattgcaAACAcccatttatattttcatagcTTAGCTCAACATATTAGAGTAATGCAAACTTATtgtatattacatattttagaaaaaataaaagataagtataaagaaaaatacaaaaataaagaaatatatgttatattaaatgGCGATTTTAACGCAAATTTCGAATCAGAAGTCTTCTCATTCATGGAAGGTAGTGATGTTATGgaaaattcaaaattatGGGAGAAtggtaaattatttaaaaaggaatatgACGATTTAGATAAATACCCTACTCTATTTAATATCGACAATAATTCAACTGACCAAAAAATTAACGGACCATATTTAAACAGAAAGAAATTTTTACCTTTATATTCCgcttataaaaaagtagATATTCCATATACAAATtggaataataattttattgatgTTTtagattatatatttttgtcacCTGAACTTAAAGTAAAAAGATTATTAAAAGGGGTAGATAAACATCTTTTTGGTCAATATAAAGGGATAGTAACTCCTTTCAATCCGAGCGATCATTTGTCAATAGCTGCAGAGATAGAGTTATAACATTTTCTtccaaatttatatatttttatacactATTAAATTAGTAATTAATTCGATTTATACACTGTTTCCACAttcctatatatatactcaAATTTAATCATACACATGTGTGTATTCTATGCTTTGTAGttgctattttatttttatattttactttttttgtaaatttctCAACTACAAAAAGAGTAtggcatatattatattgtaaccttttttaatttataaaaatacattaaattttttattttggtgCGAACctcatttgtttttattatatatattttgaaatatagCACTAATAAGATAGTCAACTTTGTAGAAATCACGATTTCCCCCACTTTAATGTTAATAAGATATACAATGCCATTCCATTTAAGCGCATTTGATACTAGAATTCTTTTATGTGTGAATACGTATGTTTCCATATAGGCACACACATATACATGCTACCGCATTGTTTATACAACtatatccttttttattaatttgtatGGCATTCtattacaattattatttaaatagaTATAAGCTTTCCATGTTAAGGTTATATAATAGCTGCTGCGCCATATAAACGATATTACTGTTTTGGGTTTCGTActttaaataatgttttCATTTGAAAGTTTCTTTAATGTAAATggctatttttaataataatctataaaaaataaatattgacACACAGATTGCTCTTTGTGTTTTCGAAGACTTCCaatacttatttttaagCAAAAGTGTAAACATTgggaaaaaaagaaaatataaatagcGCTTCTTTCAAGcatttatataactttttaaacattatttattattatatatatatgaagaaaaaatgaatatttttggATAAAATATACGGAATACGCATTGATATTATTTCTTACGGCTTTAGGGATgcgtataaaaaattgaaaaaaatagttaaatTAACATACCATTTGcccctttttaatttttatgtttttcactttattttaattttattattatattttgttaattgCCATTTCCTtagtttttataaaattcacGGGAAATAATACACTAATGAGAATTTCATGTTTGGCACTTTTCCAGTACTATcgtgaaataataaagaataataacaaatacggcaaaacaaataataataacaaaacgATAAAGCC is from Plasmodium chabaudi chabaudi strain AS genome assembly, chromosome: 8 and encodes:
- a CDS encoding CCR4 domain-containing protein 4, putative; its protein translation is MIWMRLLKLFVATFMLEKIKNMFCLICNNNKAIKYVLNIRPNNIQEKAKYFYINNHNIVYNTSKKNAIKKKKLLFLLSKTFHCLANRRQAVPFHILKSNNNNNTQKNSLFLFDHNFSKLKLCSPNYLGATRSFNSIFLNKMEGGEDKHKSSCNNEMKNEETNDTSEQNDRIQNCILKKKANFTTNFNDEKANKIQRIDPNCDEHEIKENIPNNDCNNDLKKNNIFTIEELEEMRKNSNYVKIDDTENNGFSIELYFDYKELKLLRKKDEPLSSLKNRLILNLNKLYQKQSKQLNSIKNKNANKTIDSNVKSEKEKENTTIVKFYDKENNIIDENTILKDVIDKLNYLVIDEHKISIYKNVYDLKKIYISMDVYANHQIIPVHLPLGEMENYIYYWVDTNEKNVLNSCDIFYKPTNDDISKHIQLVIYDKKNPIFFHFTEEMEVKSNPFEEQIRIKEQRYSDFLPQSNQHDNNAKNTLRILSYNILAPIYTNTKYALEYMFKNIDPCYLKTNYRSHLLIGEISHDFDIISLQEVSEHLHTNLFYVYLYENYYSSYKPKSPSGNDGCSLFVNKKKFSLLEYENCEFNTVVRSPELKNIYDIFIKLSDDLDEIIKEIKTVYQIGIFMHNNSQNIFIIANTHLYFHSLAQHIRVMQTYCILHILEKIKDKYKEKYKNKEIYVILNGDFNANFESEVFSFMEGSDVMENSKLWENGKLFKKEYDDLDKYPTLFNIDNNSTDQKINGPYLNRKKFLPLYSAYKKVDIPYTNWNNNFIDVLDYIFLSPELKVKRLLKGVDKHLFGQYKGIVTPFNPSDHLSIAAEIEL